The genomic DNA TGAGCCATCGATTGTTACGCCGCCATTCACGGCGATGTCAAGAGACTTCTCACTGTTTAACGTTGGAACCAAACCACTGGACAAATCAGTTGAAGCCACATTTCCACTAACAACGTGTGCCAAAAGAATTGGAGTGAGCTGTTCTGCAGAGAGGTCCGCAATTCCACTAACCTCAAGGGCTGCAAAAATAG from Desulfonatronum sp. SC1 includes the following:
- a CDS encoding fasciclin domain-containing protein, whose amino-acid sequence is IFAALEVSGIADLSAEQLTPILLAHVVSGNVASTDLSSGLVPTLNSEKSLDIAVNGGVTIDGSINVVLANVQGTNGIVHVIDKVIVP